A segment of the Nitrosopumilus sp. genome:
CCCGAATAAACGACATCTGCCATAATTTCTACAGAATCTCCTATTGAAATCTGGTGTGTTTTCATAAATTCTAATGAATTTCCATGATACCCTGTGTATTCTGGCATTTGCAATAACTCAAGTTAGTATTTTATTAAAACTATGCAAAACCAGCAATCGGAGCGTTTTCGCCTATTTTTAGATTCTTTTGCTCTCTCACTTTCTTCACAGCTTCTTCAAAGTGTTTCATGGTGACTTTGGCATCAATGGTGGTTTTCTCGACATCTTTCACATCTGGATTGTCATTTAAGAATTCATGAATTACTAGAGATACTGCAGTGTTTGCAATAGATGCTGTATCTGCACCGCTAAGTCCATCTGCTAATTCTGCAATTTTATCAATATCTACATGTGAAGGATCACTTTCTTCAGTTATTGTTGAAATTTTATCCGCGTTTATTTTTAATATGCTCTTTCTGCTTTCTTTATCTGGAAGTGGAATTTGAATAATCTTATCAAATCTTCCTGGTCTTAATAATGCTGGATCAATCATATCTGCTCTATTTGTTGCAGCTAAAACTATGACGCCATGCATATTTTCCATTCCGTCTAATTCTGTCAATAGTTGACTGACCACTCTTTCAGTAACTGCAGTTTCTCCACCTGCGCCTCTAATTGGAGCAATAGAATCTATTTCATCAAAGAAAATTACGCATGGAGCTGATTGACGTGCTCTTTTGAAAATTTCTCTGATGCCTCTTTCTGATTCCCCTACCCATTTTGATAAAAGTTCAGGTCCTCTTACTGAAACGAAGTTTGCTTCACTTTGCGTGGCTACTGCTTTTGCAAGCAATGTTTTTCCTGTACCACTTGGTCCGTGAAGTAAAATTCCTCTTGGCATACTGTGACCTAGTTTATCATAAAGACCCGGATACTTCATTGGCCATTCAACAGCTTCTTGTAGCTCTCGCTTGACCTCTTCTAAACCTCCTACATCTTCCCATTTGACGTCTGGATTTTCAATAAAGACTTCTCTCATTCCTGACGGCGTTACTTCGATCAAAGCTTTTTGGAAGTCCTCGTGATTGACAATCAGTTTCTCCAAAGTTTCAGGAGGGAGTTTTTCTTCTTCTAAATTCAAAATTGGTAATAGTCTTCTCAAACATTTCATTGCAGCTTCTTTACAAAGATATTCCAAGTCTGCACCAACATATCCATGACTAACTGATGAAATTTTTCCCATGTCGACATCATCTGCTAATGGCATGTTTCTGCTATGGATTGCAAGTATGTCTTTTCTTCCTTTTTTGTCTGGAACTTTAATCTCAATTTCTCTATCAAATCTCCCTGGTCTTCTAAGTGCAGGATCAATTGCATTTGGTCGATTTGTTGCTGCAATGACGATAACCTTTCCTCTAGCTTCCAACCCATCCATTAATGATAACATTTGAGAAACCACTCTTCTTTCAACTTCACCTGTCACCTCTTCTCTCTTAGGTGCGATTGAATCTATTTCGTCAACAAAGATAATTGATGGAGCTTTTTCTCTAGCTTCTTTGAAGATTTCTCTTAATCTGGCTTCACTTTCACCATAAAACTTGCTCATTATTTCTGGACCTGAAATACTAATGAAATGAGCTTGACTTTCATTTGCTACTGCTTTTGCAAGCAATGTTTTTCCCGTTCCAGGTGGGCCGTATAACAATACTCCTTTTGGTGCCTCGATTCCTAATTTTTCAAAAATTTCTGGATGTCTTAATGGAAGTTCAATCATCTCTCTGACTTTTTTAATCTCATTTGAGATGCCACCAATATCTTCATAGGTTACTTGAGGAACGCCGCGTAATGTCTCTCCTTTTTCTGCAATATGAAAAACAGTTTTTTGAGTTACCAAAACAGCATCTGCTGCAGGTGTTACTCCAATAACTTGAAAAGTCAAACGTCCACCAAAATATGGAACCATCACGTTGTCACCTTTGATCAAAGGAACACTCTCTAAGGCATCTGCAAGATATCTTTCATCTATTGGAGGTATTGCTTCTAGTGGTGCAACTACTACTTTTTCTGCAGCCACTGCCTTTATTTTTCTAACCGAAATTGTATCTCCAATCGCAATTCCTGAATTGTTTCTTCCAAGTCCGTCAATCCTAATAATTCCTTTTCCTTCATCTGATGGATATAGTGGAAGACACTTTGCTACCGTTCTTCTTTTACCTTTGATTTCTATAACATCTCCCGTAGAAGCAGTTAGAGTATCCATCGAGTCATAATCTATTCTTGCTACTCCTCTGCCAACATCTCGTGTATATGCTTCAAGTACTTTGAGAGAAAGAGCATTTTGACTCATACTTAGCTGCCTCAATTCTAATTTTTATACCTTTGTGGTAATTTTCAAAATCAATCCATATTCTTTGTGGTAATTTTCAAAACATTCCCGAACACCACAAGCTTAAAATTCTCTTTATGTAGGAAACGATCAACTTGGGTAAAAGACCATTAGTACGAAGACGAGGCCGTGGAGGTAATCAATTTAGATCTACGTCTACTGGTAAGGTAGGCTCAAAAGCAAATTATCCACGTTTTCCATTATCTGAACAGCATCAAGGTGAAATTATTGATTTGGTTCATGAACGTGGTAGAGAGGCACCCTTGTCTAAAATTAGATTTGAGGATGGTTCTGTCTCGTTTGTGCCTGCAGTTCTTGGAACTACAGTAGGTGCAACGTTACAGTTTGGATTAAAATCAAAAATTGAAAAAGGAAATGTCATAAGTGTTCAAAACATTCCTGATGGTACTATCGTATGTAATATAGAAAAGCATTTTGGGGATGGTGGAGCTATTGTTAAATCTGCAGGGACTAATGCAACTGTTTTTTCTCATGGTGATGATGGTGTAACCGTTAAACTACCATCTGGAAAATTTGCTACCCTGAATCCAAAAAATAGGGCCATGATTGGTACTCTTGCTGGAGGTGGAGCTACTGAGCGACACTTTATGAGTGCCGGTAACAAATGGCGTAGTTTTAAGGCTAAAGGAAAGAAATATCCGATTGTTAGAGGTGTTGCTCAGGCAGCTTATGTTCACCCACACGGTGGTGGCCGTCATCAACATGTGGGACAAAGTTCTACAGTTTCTAGAGATGCTCCTCCTGGTGCTAAGGTTGGTAGCATTGCTGCTAGAAAGACGGGACGAGCTAGAATTAAAGAAAGAAAGTAGTTTTAATTTTGGCCTAAAATTGATTAATGGTGTATTAATTAATTTTCTTTAATGTCAAGTCAGCGTGTTAGACTTTTTGTAGCTGGAAAAGTTCAAGGTGTTTTTTTCCGTCAATCGCTTAAGGTCATTGCAAAGAAAAATAATGTTTTTGGTTGGGTCAGGAACCTCTCAGATGGTCGTGTTGAAGCTGTTTTAGAAGGAGATGAAGAAAAAATTAATGTGTTGATTGAATGGGCTCACGGGGGACCTGCTAATTCCAGAGTTCAAAGTGTGGATATAAAGAATGAAAAATTTATTGCAGAATTTTCAAAATTTGATGTTTTGTATTAATGAATATTTTCAAATGCATTTTTAATATTTTGAGTAAATTCTGAAATTTCTTGTTCCTTTTTAATTCGAATAATTTCTATTGGGTCTTTTCTGCTTTTCTGAATCTTTATGATGACTCCCTCGTTTTCAGGTTCAACATCTACAAACCATCTAAATGTCATTGATTTACAAAAAACAACTCTGTGCATTCTAACGTCCTCAATTACTTTGTCTCCTAATGAAAAGCAAAATTCCCTAATCGAATTAAATAAAGGCAACACTTGATTTGGAATTTGTTTTTTAAAGTCCTCATAACTTCTCTTCTTTCCAAATGAGACTATGCCTTCCATGTGATTACAAATATGATTTTAATTATAAAGGTAGTAGATCTGCTGGTTCCAGTCTAGACGAATAGCCCCTTTTCAAGGCGTACAAGATCCGCCACGTTGACGAGGAAGCGTGGATGCCCCACCTTAGGATTGCTCCCTCCCGGACCTCATCCCTTTCAATGGTTCGGTCTTAGAAGTTATCCCTTCGGATATTTCTAGTCCTGCAACCACCCGCCTCGGCGTGATTTCATTTCCGCACACCAAGCGGGAATTATCCTTCTAGAGATTTACCCAACAGTTGCTGATCTCTGCATATAGCCGGTTTCAGAATAGGGTACGGCTGGCACCCTGATCCTACCTACTACCGTTTTTCCTTAGAATTTATGTTATATTTGCATTAGGTTTGGTTTTCTTTCAGTTTTAATACTGTCATACAGACTGAGCATACCTCCCCGGTACATTCATTTCCACATTGTTGACATTTTCTTCTTTTTTTGGAACTGGAATTTTTTACAACTTGTGATACCTTGAGAATTGATTGATACAAGTTATTTTTAATTCCGCTGTGTTGAGTTTCCAATGAATTCAAAAACTCACGAATCTCGGTTCTTATTCCTTCATTCATGTGGGGACATGGCTCTGATTGGAATGGAATGTCATTCGTAAATGCATAAAAAACTATTTCAGATTCGTATATCTCACAGAACGGTTTAATCTTTCTTAAAGTATTTGCAGATGTATCTGGATCCATCCATCCAATTTTAGTTGTATCGCCTGATAGCATATTTATCACGAATGTTTGCAATGCATCGTCTAGATTGTGACCTGTTGCGATCACGTCTGCACCAATGTCTTTTGCTGCATGTTCCATCGCACGTCTTCTAAATGTGCCGCAAATTGAGCATGATGTTGTCTTTTCTCCCTCTCTTAGTTCCAATGCTTCATCCAATGTCAATTCAAACAGATCTTTGTAAGAGTATACTTTGTGCTCTACATTCAATTGGTTACAAACTTTTTCAACTAGTTCCAATGCTTCATTTCTGTATCCTGGTATTCCTTCATCAATGGTTATTGCTTTTATTTTAAAACTGTGAGTTGATGCCATTTCGTTAATGATTTTTAATAATGCTAACGAATCTTTTCCACCTGATACTGCAACAGCCACCAATTCATCATGCCGAATCATGTTGTATTTTGAAATGGTTTTAGCAGTTTTCTTTACAATGGATTTTGAAAAACACTGTGAACAAAGTTTTTCACCTGAATATTTTCTCGTATATGCTGCTTGATTCTCACATCTATCGCATTTCATGAATCTAAATATTATTTTTCATTAATGATTCTTTAGGTATTTCCTAAATTGTGAACCATCCAGATTTCATGTATGATAAAGCAATGTTAAGTCCAAACAGAGCAAATGTGAATGCGTAAATTCCCCACATGACAATGTTGACTGACTTGTCAGAAATTCTTTTATCGATTATTGTATGAATGAATTTTCCACCATCTAATATTGGCAATGGAAGCATGTTGATGATTCCGATAAAAAATGAAATCATCCATAGCCATAACAAAAACATGGAGACATTTGGATCATTCCACTCGATAAAATTCAATACGGGTGTGTATGCAAATGAATTGTCCCTCATAATCCCTATCAGTCCTCTTTCAGGATCATCTGGTGATGGCATCACTTGTAATCCATATTCTAATGCATTACTATCTCTCAATATTGAGACGCTAGCTGTTTCTCCTGGATTTAGACTGGGGAAATCCATCGGACTATGAATCGGTATACCGTTAATAGCGGTGATGATGTCGTTTGCAAGTAGTCCTGCCTTTTCAGCTCCTGAATTCTCTATGATTGAAAGTATCAATACTCCTTCGGGTTCCTCAAAAAACATTCCCAGAAGAGGTTCAGGTAATACCATTGCAAAAAATGGATTTGTTAGTAATATTGCCCCTAATACCAATGCAAAAATTACATTTGATGTTGCCCCTGCACCAATCACTCTTAATTTGGAAATCTTTTTGGCTTTTTCAAATTCTTCCTCATCTGGCTCTACAAATCCTGCAAACATGGCAATAAATATTGCAAAACCTCCTGTTTTGATTTTAATTTTTTCTAATGCTGCTACAATACCATGTGCACCTTCATGAATTACCAATACAATTGGAATTGATAGTAAAAAGTACGTTATGGCAGGTGCAGATGTCAATGTTACTCCGGGAATTAGTACCGTTAGTTCTGAGAATTCTGATTGTGCGACAAAAAAGTTTGAAACATTATTTAATAAAAACCAAAATGCAAAGCCCATCATCACAAATCCTGCAATTACACTTACATCTGCAAATACTCTGATGCCTCTCCTTGTTCTTCCTAGTATTTTGATTAAAACATCGTTGACACTTTTATTTTTGTAAACAAGACTGTATGCTTTTATCTCGAAACCATACTTTTCAAATTTGAGAGCTTTTGTAATGACAACAATGACAACCCATGCCATTAAGACATAGATGATCGAATTCTGGGTGATAAAATCAAGTTCCAAACTAATTGTTAATTTTTTTAAAGTACGGACATTTATCGGTTACTATGAAACTGGTGATAATCATCTCTACATATCCAACCAAAAAATCAATCTCTGAGATTGCAAATGAACTTGTAAAAAATAAGACAGTTGCATGCGTTAACATTTCTAAAATTACTTCAATTTATTCTTGGAAAAACAAAGTGGAAAATACCTCTGAATATTTAGCTATGTTCAAAACCACAATAAAAAACAAAACTGTTCTAAAGAAGAAAATCAAAGAAACTCATCCCTATGAGGTTCCTGAAATAGTTGAAATTGATGTTGCTTCTGCCAACCGATCATATTTGAATTGGTTGGTAGAATCTACAAACTAAAATTCTACTGAATATCGTAATAGAGAAACTATTCCGCCTAAGCCTGTCACTCTTAACCCAATATCTGTGGAAGAATCCACACTGTAAATTTTTACTCCCTTATTCTCAAGATCGTTGAGAAAATCCATTATTTGCTGCTCATCATTGTCTTGAATTATTTTGTCAGAAAACACCACTGACTCTACAGCTCCCATTTGGTTTGCATTAAAAGTTTCATCGTGGCCCATTGTAAACTTTTTACTCTTTTGATTGGCAAGAACCATCACTTCATCAATAATTGATGAAGCTTTGGCCAATCTGCTGTCTGACATTATTTCTTGCATTGTTTGTGATTTTGTAAAAATGTAAATTCCGTCTTCTCCACCCGAATCTATTCCTTCTATGACTTGAATCTTACATTTTTGAAGCTTTTGTGATTTTTCAATAAAATTTGCAAACCTTTTCCTTGTTTCACCTGGACCAAAAATCACTATTGTGTCCTCTTTCTTGAAAATGGTTAGTATTGCCTGATATACTTGTTCAAAATATTTTTCAATATTGAAATTAGTTTTGTATCTCTTTCCACCTGAACCTGAATAAATATTTGGCATGAATTCTAAATGCGTTCCCCTTAGTCTTGCAATTCCACTATCACTAGTATCAATCGCAACTAACACAAAACTCATTTGGTTGTTACTTGACTCTAAAAGTTTTTTTTCACTCTGTGACCATTTTTTCTTTGATATGGTGATGCCATCATTAAATCTTAAAATGAATGAATGATGCGAACCGTGAGGTACTGACTCATTACTAGACTCAAAAATTGTGCCCCCCACCCTTAATCTATCCAGCACATCATCAAGCGAAATTTTTTCTATGGTTAATGCAATTCTAACCTTAATTCTTTCTCCTTTATCTGGTCTTGAATAATCTTTATCTTGTTTTAGAACTCTTGTTGTATCGCCAATCACTCTGTCATTTTTTTTAATTATCCGACGCAAGTTCAAAAGATCTTCGGAATCTTCTGGAATTACAGAAACTGAATTTTCATCTATTATCTTTATGATCATGATGTTATTTCAATTTGCAAAAAGTAGATCTTAACTTGTAGTTTCTTCAGATTTTTTCTTCAGATAGCTTTCAACCCAGTCTAAAGTAAGAACGCCTGATTCAGCTAAGTTTGTAAGAGAGTTTGAAGAAGCTTCTCCGCTAACCTTTCCATTATTTCTTTTGAGTTGTCTCCATTTTAGAGATGTATTCCCACTTTTTGAATTATAGATAATCCCTAAAACGTCTCTTCCATTCACAAATGTAATGTCTCTAATTTTTTTCAAAGTAACTTTATCTGCTGCTTCTACATATATTGCTCCGAGACCATCTTCTCTTTCTGCAAAGACCTCGAAATCCTCCAAATAATTTCTTGGTGCATATGATTCACATGTGCTAGAAATTACAAATCTTCTAAAACTTTCTAGTGATGCTGGCGTGTCAATTGATACCATTTTGAATGATTAAACTATTCGCCATTTATCAAGCTTTTTGAAAGACTCAATAGGCATACGCTTGAAATATGGCTTATGGGCAGTGATGTATCTATCCCTTTGATTGATGATGAAGATCTTGAGTTCTGAGCCTGTCTTAGGATTTTAATTAATGAAATTAATATAAAAAATATGAAATTTTTAACTGAATATCTTACATTTCAAGTTAAAACTCGAAGAGCCTTTGTCAATATTACTCCCGACATAAAAAAATTGGTCACAAAAAGTGAAATCAGAGAAGGACTCTGCCTTGTAAATGCAATGCACATTACAGCAAGTGTTTTCATTAATGACAATGAATGTGGCTTGCTTAATGATTACGAAAAATGGTTAGAAAGTTTAGCTCCGCACGAACCAATCACACAATATGAACATAATAAAACCGGTGAGGATAATGCAGATGCTCATCTAAAAAGACAAGTAATGGGTAGAGAAGTCGTGGTTGCTATCACAAATGGCGAATTAGATTTTGGTCCGTGGGAGGAAATTTTCTACGGCGAATTTGACGGAAAAAGATCGAAAAGAGTTTTAGTTAAAATTATTGGAGAATAATCATCCAAAGTCTGCATCACGTTTTTGGCTTTGTGATTCATTCTTTCTTGCAGCTTCCCTGTATTCATCATCATGATTTTGAGGTCCATGCCCGCATTTCACACATGCAATTTTGAATCCATCATCATTCTTTTCATATGTTTCACAACCGCAGAAACATGCCATGCTGGAAAGTAATTTCTGAGAAGATATATCTTTTGGGATAATAATTTCACTTATGCTGATTTACAACATTCACCCAATGGAATTTCATGATTGTGTGGACATTTTCTTGGATGTTTTAACATTACACACAGAGCATCTGTAAACTGCTTATTCATATGATGTTCTATGCCGCATACCATTTCTTCATCAATTTCTACCTTAAGTGCACTATCCATGAGAAC
Coding sequences within it:
- a CDS encoding CDC48 family AAA ATPase, with product MSQNALSLKVLEAYTRDVGRGVARIDYDSMDTLTASTGDVIEIKGKRRTVAKCLPLYPSDEGKGIIRIDGLGRNNSGIAIGDTISVRKIKAVAAEKVVVAPLEAIPPIDERYLADALESVPLIKGDNVMVPYFGGRLTFQVIGVTPAADAVLVTQKTVFHIAEKGETLRGVPQVTYEDIGGISNEIKKVREMIELPLRHPEIFEKLGIEAPKGVLLYGPPGTGKTLLAKAVANESQAHFISISGPEIMSKFYGESEARLREIFKEAREKAPSIIFVDEIDSIAPKREEVTGEVERRVVSQMLSLMDGLEARGKVIVIAATNRPNAIDPALRRPGRFDREIEIKVPDKKGRKDILAIHSRNMPLADDVDMGKISSVSHGYVGADLEYLCKEAAMKCLRRLLPILNLEEEKLPPETLEKLIVNHEDFQKALIEVTPSGMREVFIENPDVKWEDVGGLEEVKRELQEAVEWPMKYPGLYDKLGHSMPRGILLHGPSGTGKTLLAKAVATQSEANFVSVRGPELLSKWVGESERGIREIFKRARQSAPCVIFFDEIDSIAPIRGAGGETAVTERVVSQLLTELDGMENMHGVIVLAATNRADMIDPALLRPGRFDKIIQIPLPDKESRKSILKINADKISTITEESDPSHVDIDKIAELADGLSGADTASIANTAVSLVIHEFLNDNPDVKDVEKTTIDAKVTMKHFEEAVKKVREQKNLKIGENAPIAGFA
- a CDS encoding 50S ribosomal protein L2 translates to MGKRPLVRRRGRGGNQFRSTSTGKVGSKANYPRFPLSEQHQGEIIDLVHERGREAPLSKIRFEDGSVSFVPAVLGTTVGATLQFGLKSKIEKGNVISVQNIPDGTIVCNIEKHFGDGGAIVKSAGTNATVFSHGDDGVTVKLPSGKFATLNPKNRAMIGTLAGGGATERHFMSAGNKWRSFKAKGKKYPIVRGVAQAAYVHPHGGGRHQHVGQSSTVSRDAPPGAKVGSIAARKTGRARIKERK
- a CDS encoding acylphosphatase, with product MSSQRVRLFVAGKVQGVFFRQSLKVIAKKNNVFGWVRNLSDGRVEAVLEGDEEKINVLIEWAHGGPANSRVQSVDIKNEKFIAEFSKFDVLY
- a CDS encoding TIGR00269 family protein, with product MKCDRCENQAAYTRKYSGEKLCSQCFSKSIVKKTAKTISKYNMIRHDELVAVAVSGGKDSLALLKIINEMASTHSFKIKAITIDEGIPGYRNEALELVEKVCNQLNVEHKVYSYKDLFELTLDEALELREGEKTTSCSICGTFRRRAMEHAAKDIGADVIATGHNLDDALQTFVINMLSGDTTKIGWMDPDTSANTLRKIKPFCEIYESEIVFYAFTNDIPFQSEPCPHMNEGIRTEIREFLNSLETQHSGIKNNLYQSILKVSQVVKNSSSKKRRKCQQCGNECTGEVCSVCMTVLKLKENQT
- a CDS encoding PDZ domain-containing protein, giving the protein MAWVVIVVITKALKFEKYGFEIKAYSLVYKNKSVNDVLIKILGRTRRGIRVFADVSVIAGFVMMGFAFWFLLNNVSNFFVAQSEFSELTVLIPGVTLTSAPAITYFLLSIPIVLVIHEGAHGIVAALEKIKIKTGGFAIFIAMFAGFVEPDEEEFEKAKKISKLRVIGAGATSNVIFALVLGAILLTNPFFAMVLPEPLLGMFFEEPEGVLILSIIENSGAEKAGLLANDIITAINGIPIHSPMDFPSLNPGETASVSILRDSNALEYGLQVMPSPDDPERGLIGIMRDNSFAYTPVLNFIEWNDPNVSMFLLWLWMISFFIGIINMLPLPILDGGKFIHTIIDKRISDKSVNIVMWGIYAFTFALFGLNIALSYMKSGWFTI
- a CDS encoding divalent cation tolerance protein CutA, producing the protein MKLVIIISTYPTKKSISEIANELVKNKTVACVNISKITSIYSWKNKVENTSEYLAMFKTTIKNKTVLKKKIKETHPYEVPEIVEIDVASANRSYLNWLVESTN
- a CDS encoding mRNA surveillance protein Pelota yields the protein MIIKIIDENSVSVIPEDSEDLLNLRRIIKKNDRVIGDTTRVLKQDKDYSRPDKGERIKVRIALTIEKISLDDVLDRLRVGGTIFESSNESVPHGSHHSFILRFNDGITISKKKWSQSEKKLLESSNNQMSFVLVAIDTSDSGIARLRGTHLEFMPNIYSGSGGKRYKTNFNIEKYFEQVYQAILTIFKKEDTIVIFGPGETRKRFANFIEKSQKLQKCKIQVIEGIDSGGEDGIYIFTKSQTMQEIMSDSRLAKASSIIDEVMVLANQKSKKFTMGHDETFNANQMGAVESVVFSDKIIQDNDEQQIMDFLNDLENKGVKIYSVDSSTDIGLRVTGLGGIVSLLRYSVEF
- a CDS encoding YjbQ family protein, encoding MKFLTEYLTFQVKTRRAFVNITPDIKKLVTKSEIREGLCLVNAMHITASVFINDNECGLLNDYEKWLESLAPHEPITQYEHNKTGEDNADAHLKRQVMGREVVVAITNGELDFGPWEEIFYGEFDGKRSKRVLVKIIGE